CAGGCGGGCCATCAGGTTGCATGATTGGCGTTTCTGATATCGATCGCGCAAGAACGCTCTACAGTGACTTGCTCGGGTACGACGAAGTGGTGTACGATGAATCGGGTACGTTTGACGATCTAGCTGGCGTATCAAACGGTACCCCTGTTAAGGTTCGTCGTGTTTTACTACGACATAGTAAGCCGCGAAAAGGCGGATTTAGCCGACTTCTGGGGGCAAGCGAACTGGAGCTCGTCAAAGTATACGACCGCGTACCGAAACCCATATTCAAAGACCGTTTCTGGGGAGACCTGGGCTTTATTCACCTCTGCTTTGACGTCCGCGGAATGGATGCGCTCGAAAAGGCGTGCCAGGAGAAAGGCTTCAACTTCACGGTTGATAGCATGAATACCTTTGATATGGGTGAAGCAAGCGGACGATTCAGCTATATCGAGGACCCCGATGGCACCCTCATCGAGTTTGTGGAAGCGCACAAAATGCCCATCATGAAAAAATGGGGATGGTACCTCAACCTGAAAGACCGCGACCCGGAAAAGCCCCTGCCCAACTGGATGCTAAAAGCACTGCGCTTCAGCCGGGTTAAAGAATAACACAGAAATCAGGTTACTGTTACAGGATGCTCCAGGGGCACGTTGTACAGATACCCTTTCTCATTGTGTGGAATGGCGTCTGGTTGTGTGTTGCCGGCTTCGTCTGTTGCAACCGTACTTAGCATATGGCTTCCAGCCGGCGCATCCCACAAAAACTCAAAACGACGCCACGCATACTTGATGGGCGGATCAATAAACTGCGCTTCCTGCCAGGCTCCTTCTCCTGTACGCCACTTTACAGATGCAACAGGTGCATGCGGGGAATAAGCATACCCGCGAATCATGTGGTGCCCTGCCTTTAAATCAGCGGGCCAGGGCAAAATGAGCGTGCTCTTGATAGACTGGCTAGTAGCGACTCTTCCTTTTGACTTACCTTCAGCCGGATAATCGTCTCCGATCAATACGTATGACGTGGTGTTATTCCGGCTCCACACCCGCTCCGTTGTAACCACAATATTGCCCAGCCATTTGATGTTTGCACTACCGACCCAACCAGGCACGATAGCTCGAAGCGGAAATCCATGGTCTTGAGGTAACGGCGCGCCGTTCATCTGGTAAGCCAGAATGGTATCCGGGTCGAGCGCCTTGGCAACAGGCAAGGGGCGGCGAAAGCCACCTTCAGGAGATTCCTGGTCGAGTCCTATAAGCTGAACGTCCACAGCTTCCGGCTTAATACCGGCGCGTTGCAAGACTTCACGGAGCGGTACCCCCGTCCAAATCGCCATCCCAACGCCTCCTCTTGTCCACTGTGTGCCCCGTGCCGGCTGCCCCATGGCAGAGCCAAAAAATGCACGCTGATTCCCACCACATTCGATATACGCATACACCGATCTACTCGGCATATTTTTGATTTCATCAAGCGAAAAACTTAAAGCATCGGCAACCCCTTCACCGCCTACTTGCAAGTTGTAGTCTGCTGGGGCAATAGCGATGCTCTGGGAGTTATTACGGACAAAAAACTGATCATTGGGGGTGATAAATCCGCCAAGATTTTCGATTTTTGCTTCGAGGTTGTTGGTGCCGTGTTGTATAAACGGAGAGGTGTCTTTAAAAAAAGCCGGAGGGAATGCCTCATCTTCCGGGGAATCATCAGCCGGCTCACAGCCCTGCCCGAGGATCAGCGCGCTTCCGGCGCCGGCAACTTTGAGAAAGGATCTGCGAGATTGTTTTTGCTGATGTAGCCCAACAGCGGGATCGGCTTCGGGGTTGGTCATGAATACAAAACGGGCTAAAATGAACGGGTTTGCAGCTGACCAAAAATAGAAAACAAGTCAGCCAGAAACCAGCACACTTTAGCCCGTTACAGATCTACCAGCATTGCGCCATATAGGTGGCAAGGATAAACATCATCAGGTTGACGCC
The window above is part of the Bacteroidota bacterium genome. Proteins encoded here:
- a CDS encoding VOC family protein — protein: MSFIISGIQQIGVGIPEVHKAWAWHRKHFGMDVPVFEEQAEAGLMTPYTGGVVQSRHAVMALNMAGGAGMEIWQYTSRQTAPPTVKTELGDYGIYITRIKSNDVEAAYTWFKAQPVKLLSELVRDPAGQSHFFVEDPYGLIYQVVPGTSWFTPPQHHTGGPSGCMIGVSDIDRARTLYSDLLGYDEVVYDESGTFDDLAGVSNGTPVKVRRVLLRHSKPRKGGFSRLLGASELELVKVYDRVPKPIFKDRFWGDLGFIHLCFDVRGMDALEKACQEKGFNFTVDSMNTFDMGEASGRFSYIEDPDGTLIEFVEAHKMPIMKKWGWYLNLKDRDPEKPLPNWMLKALRFSRVKE
- a CDS encoding sulfite oxidase, with the protein product MTNPEADPAVGLHQQKQSRRSFLKVAGAGSALILGQGCEPADDSPEDEAFPPAFFKDTSPFIQHGTNNLEAKIENLGGFITPNDQFFVRNNSQSIAIAPADYNLQVGGEGVADALSFSLDEIKNMPSRSVYAYIECGGNQRAFFGSAMGQPARGTQWTRGGVGMAIWTGVPLREVLQRAGIKPEAVDVQLIGLDQESPEGGFRRPLPVAKALDPDTILAYQMNGAPLPQDHGFPLRAIVPGWVGSANIKWLGNIVVTTERVWSRNNTTSYVLIGDDYPAEGKSKGRVATSQSIKSTLILPWPADLKAGHHMIRGYAYSPHAPVASVKWRTGEGAWQEAQFIDPPIKYAWRRFEFLWDAPAGSHMLSTVATDEAGNTQPDAIPHNEKGYLYNVPLEHPVTVT